In one Cloacibacillus porcorum genomic region, the following are encoded:
- a CDS encoding ABC transporter ATP-binding protein, whose translation MDERYAIEADDISFSYATESPALRGLSLRVRRGEFVCVLGHSGCGKSTLLSLLMGLLDPSSGSIKIEGEPMRGPATDRAIVFQDYSLFPWMTARQNVAFGIEHSRGLAKKAALERADGYLAQVGLYESRGKYPHQLSGGMRQRAAIARALAMDSAIWLFDEPFSALDPQMRGSLQALVMELAKTERHRTVLFVTHNVDEAVLLGERILFMAGGRICREAAVPFDYPRAKNEILRTPEYFSLANSLAELFYETRGERERAG comes from the coding sequence ATGGACGAGAGATACGCAATCGAAGCTGACGACATATCGTTCAGCTACGCCACGGAGAGCCCCGCCCTCCGTGGTCTTTCGCTGCGCGTGCGGCGCGGAGAATTCGTCTGCGTCCTCGGACACAGCGGCTGCGGCAAGAGCACGCTGCTCAGCCTTCTCATGGGCCTTCTCGATCCCTCCTCGGGTTCAATAAAGATCGAAGGTGAACCGATGCGCGGGCCGGCAACCGACAGGGCGATCGTCTTTCAGGACTACTCGCTTTTTCCCTGGATGACGGCGCGGCAAAATGTCGCCTTCGGTATCGAGCACTCGCGCGGGCTGGCGAAAAAGGCGGCGCTGGAGCGCGCCGACGGCTATCTGGCACAGGTGGGGCTCTATGAGAGCCGCGGAAAGTATCCCCACCAGCTGTCGGGAGGTATGCGCCAGCGGGCCGCCATCGCGCGCGCACTGGCGATGGACTCCGCCATTTGGCTCTTCGACGAACCCTTCAGCGCGCTTGATCCGCAGATGCGCGGCTCGCTGCAGGCCCTTGTGATGGAGCTGGCAAAAACGGAGCGTCACCGAACCGTCCTCTTCGTCACCCACAACGTCGACGAGGCGGTGCTGCTCGGGGAAAGAATACTCTTTATGGCCGGGGGACGCATCTGCCGCGAGGCGGCGGTACCCTTCGATTACCCGAGGGCGAAAAACGAAATCCTGCGCACGCCGGAATATTTCTCGCTCGCCAACAGCCTCGCGGAGCTCTTTTACGAGACCCGCGGGGAGAGGGAGAGGGCGGGATGA
- a CDS encoding ABC transporter substrate-binding protein: MKKLLYLTFILTLAALIQTGGADAAEKLTVGNTGSSIKPAMVVLAHQMGYYKDEGLDVEIKQISNLNEGVTAVQMGKLDILPLGIIPSLTFIAKGADLVIYGGTIAEGGQGITLPQNKGKYKDMKSFKGRKIGVHRPETGHMIAKAKMREAGLDLEKDVEIIRIDGFQSIIEAVSKGIVDIGFVNSGFGLIAEKRGLAVAFNIGGIAPNAVCCRQTTSRAVYDSKRGALVKFQIANLRAYKLMMDDPGTAVKKLMEYSGQPEDYVKYCLYSNVMVITMDPAVNRIRDFYEIMDKNGDLPKNPKKEITNNIDASIYRAALDEMLKRYPKDASFKRMDREFTVNNL, from the coding sequence ATGAAGAAACTTCTTTATTTGACATTTATTCTCACTCTTGCGGCGCTCATCCAGACAGGCGGCGCAGATGCCGCCGAGAAACTCACGGTCGGCAATACCGGCAGCAGCATCAAGCCGGCGATGGTGGTGCTCGCGCACCAGATGGGATACTACAAAGACGAGGGGCTCGACGTCGAGATAAAACAGATATCGAATCTCAACGAGGGCGTCACCGCCGTACAGATGGGCAAGCTCGACATCCTGCCGCTCGGAATAATCCCCTCGCTAACCTTCATCGCCAAAGGCGCGGACCTCGTCATCTACGGCGGCACAATCGCCGAGGGCGGCCAGGGAATAACTCTGCCGCAAAACAAAGGCAAGTACAAGGATATGAAAAGCTTCAAAGGCAGGAAGATCGGCGTCCACCGCCCGGAGACCGGCCACATGATCGCCAAGGCGAAGATGCGCGAGGCGGGGCTGGATCTTGAGAAGGATGTGGAGATAATCCGCATCGACGGCTTCCAGTCGATCATTGAAGCCGTCTCCAAGGGCATCGTCGACATCGGTTTCGTCAACAGCGGCTTCGGCCTCATCGCCGAGAAGAGGGGGCTCGCCGTCGCCTTCAACATCGGCGGCATCGCGCCAAACGCGGTATGCTGCCGCCAGACCACCTCGCGCGCCGTCTATGATTCCAAACGCGGCGCGCTCGTGAAATTCCAGATCGCCAACCTGCGCGCCTATAAGCTCATGATGGACGACCCCGGTACGGCGGTCAAAAAACTCATGGAATACTCGGGGCAGCCGGAGGACTATGTAAAATACTGTCTATATTCAAACGTCATGGTGATCACGATGGACCCCGCGGTCAACCGTATCAGGGACTTTTATGAAATTATGGATAAAAACGGCGATCTTCCGAAAAATCCTAAAAAAGAGATCACGAACAATATCGACGCCTCAATCTACCGTGCGGCGCTGGACGAGATGCTCAAGCGCTATCCCAAGGACGCCTCCTTCAAAAGGATGGACAGGGAGTTCACGGTCAACAACCTCTGA
- a CDS encoding cobalamin B12-binding domain-containing protein → MSIAQVRQYMVDGDGDAAVALVNDLLAKGTAAQEVMNGLTEEMGILGQKFENFEVFLPDLMIAGDAFMQIMSVLKEHLVAATDGTAAKTVIIGTVKGDYHDIGKNIVGIVLQANGFNVVDLGADVDPVAYLDAARKEKADVVGLSALMTTTMPGQEEFIKLVKDAGEKGKYLVCVGGAPTSVEWAERIGADVWSFDAFECAAKLKKLLG, encoded by the coding sequence ATGTCAATAGCACAGGTTCGCCAGTATATGGTTGATGGTGATGGAGATGCGGCGGTCGCCCTTGTAAACGATTTACTCGCCAAAGGCACGGCTGCACAGGAGGTCATGAACGGTCTTACCGAAGAGATGGGCATACTCGGACAGAAGTTTGAAAACTTTGAAGTATTCCTTCCCGACCTGATGATCGCGGGCGACGCCTTTATGCAGATCATGTCCGTCCTGAAAGAACACCTTGTCGCCGCCACCGACGGCACCGCGGCCAAGACGGTGATCATCGGCACAGTCAAGGGCGACTATCACGACATAGGAAAGAACATCGTCGGCATAGTCCTCCAGGCCAACGGATTCAACGTCGTCGACCTCGGCGCGGATGTGGACCCTGTAGCGTACCTCGACGCGGCCCGCAAGGAAAAGGCCGACGTAGTCGGTCTCTCCGCCCTGATGACCACGACGATGCCCGGACAGGAAGAGTTCATCAAGCTCGTTAAGGATGCCGGAGAGAAGGGCAAGTACCTCGTCTGCGTAGGCGGAGCCCCGACCTCAGTCGAATGGGCCGAGCGCATCGGCGCCGACGTATGGTCCTTCGACGCCTTCGAGTGCGCGGCGAAACTTAAGAAGCTTCTCGGATAG
- a CDS encoding AAA family ATPase, translating to MKFKARFLGTPELFIDGTPHIFPFKKAQILALMLIEEKTLSKDKICEYLWADKTMEKARRNLSNALSHIKKILPVNLSSGGSVVLDAKFKIERDIDLLPRIDSLGWPEISGLCSPFFDIAEIDDWASFSDWLLPKRQHYHNMLVRNLKKRAQAQLAGFAESRFDDAILCYEKLTECEPYDEKIHGELVRLYIKTNQKIKAVDMARSFSARIESDFGIEANLSDISTLMRRKKETPNIRASAHNSEESPLARNDEILRMLDFFSGAVPGRSLCGLVWGEQGIGKTVFVNEIISCLTERGWECFSVDCWQEEKSYPLAPVMRLLKSLHISPAQQENIKSLSELSYSYIADLIYQRTAETAEGVHRLLVIENIQWMDDASWNIIESLMCDNSAPRHMLVTGFEEIRSAFMLRTALADEPFEKFEITLRRFNLEETGRICHEMAPDEEWSNERIHDVYMQTEGNPFFIKELLKYKLDGIIDGAAPYKNAYLSMIELLDENERLFLEAIAVCPECASMKEISRVLEISPLQVSKFFNNLRLHGFLREQESGEGDVLYYFTHTKIREALLDGMSVSRKVALHAKNMEILEALTPPVLQYRHKKICSRLYYHCHEAKLTERELFWRIRELELHFMAVHEVFPTLVDQDLMHYIPTAEDVNYTQKALADAWEIMNRLFRTEGGSPGLLRMERDLYILKGGYLWWSGRYDDADYMLRGAVRKAMAIGEPEPVIKAGVQMCYLAIQRDDAKRLSFCAEKLYKYAKKAGYRHWEGIALRFIAIARILAGRHDEVEKYLLMSTLVFEKLEEKGQNYTVCLIAAEHFRGDWKLAQGKIEEALSFYENCVNIGESVALFRALGLSLAKAAFCLMLLGRYKEAEVYLQRMGKICNIMHTDWEDGLQGGGIAFSLMGLINSLKKDWYHAGICFTVAKRLVSETRRPIWQATLYWAKLELFKMRGDMPREFAESVLKHSQEWYEEQLELLRHKVGWIKRDER from the coding sequence ATGAAATTTAAGGCTCGTTTTCTCGGAACGCCGGAACTTTTCATCGATGGGACGCCTCATATTTTCCCGTTTAAAAAGGCGCAGATACTGGCGCTGATGCTGATTGAGGAAAAGACTCTGTCTAAGGATAAGATCTGCGAATATCTGTGGGCCGACAAAACGATGGAAAAGGCGCGCCGGAATCTGAGCAACGCGCTGAGCCATATAAAGAAAATCCTGCCTGTGAATCTCAGCAGCGGAGGTTCCGTCGTTCTTGACGCAAAATTCAAGATAGAACGCGACATAGACCTTCTGCCTCGTATAGACTCTCTCGGCTGGCCCGAGATCTCGGGACTCTGCAGCCCCTTTTTTGATATCGCGGAGATAGACGACTGGGCCTCCTTCAGCGACTGGCTGCTGCCGAAGAGACAGCATTATCATAACATGCTTGTGCGTAATCTTAAAAAACGGGCGCAGGCGCAGCTGGCCGGTTTTGCAGAAAGCCGCTTTGACGACGCCATACTATGCTATGAAAAACTTACGGAGTGCGAGCCCTATGATGAAAAGATACATGGAGAGCTGGTGCGGCTCTATATAAAAACCAACCAGAAGATCAAGGCCGTTGACATGGCCCGCTCCTTCTCCGCGCGTATAGAGAGCGACTTCGGCATCGAAGCCAACCTTTCCGATATCTCGACGCTGATGAGGCGAAAGAAAGAGACTCCCAACATCAGGGCGTCGGCTCATAACAGCGAGGAGAGTCCGCTGGCCCGCAACGATGAGATCCTGCGGATGCTCGATTTCTTTTCCGGCGCGGTGCCGGGCCGCTCCCTCTGCGGCTTGGTTTGGGGCGAACAGGGGATCGGCAAGACGGTATTTGTGAACGAGATCATCTCCTGTCTCACGGAAAGAGGGTGGGAATGCTTCTCTGTCGACTGCTGGCAGGAGGAGAAGTCGTATCCGCTGGCTCCCGTCATGCGTCTTCTGAAATCCCTCCATATCTCTCCCGCACAGCAGGAGAATATCAAATCGCTCTCCGAGCTCAGCTACTCCTATATCGCTGACCTTATCTACCAGCGCACCGCCGAGACCGCGGAGGGGGTACACCGCCTGCTCGTGATCGAGAACATCCAGTGGATGGATGACGCATCTTGGAACATCATCGAATCGCTGATGTGCGACAACAGCGCGCCGCGCCACATGCTCGTCACCGGCTTCGAGGAGATCCGCTCGGCCTTTATGCTGCGCACGGCGCTCGCGGACGAACCTTTTGAAAAGTTTGAGATAACGCTGCGGAGATTCAACCTTGAGGAGACGGGCCGCATCTGCCATGAGATGGCTCCTGACGAGGAATGGTCCAACGAACGGATACACGACGTCTATATGCAGACGGAGGGTAATCCCTTCTTCATCAAAGAACTGCTGAAATATAAGCTGGACGGCATAATCGACGGCGCCGCCCCCTATAAGAACGCCTATCTGTCGATGATAGAGCTTCTCGACGAAAACGAAAGGCTTTTTCTTGAGGCGATCGCCGTCTGTCCCGAGTGCGCCTCAATGAAAGAGATCTCACGGGTATTGGAGATATCGCCGCTGCAGGTCTCTAAATTTTTCAACAACCTCAGACTGCACGGTTTCCTGCGCGAGCAGGAGTCCGGCGAGGGCGACGTGCTTTACTATTTTACCCATACGAAGATACGCGAGGCGCTTCTTGATGGGATGTCCGTCTCCCGCAAGGTGGCGCTCCACGCGAAAAATATGGAGATACTCGAAGCGCTGACGCCGCCCGTTCTCCAGTACCGCCATAAGAAGATATGCTCCCGGCTCTACTATCACTGCCACGAGGCGAAGCTGACGGAGAGAGAGCTTTTCTGGCGCATACGCGAGCTTGAGCTGCACTTTATGGCCGTTCACGAGGTGTTCCCGACGCTTGTCGACCAGGACCTTATGCACTATATCCCCACCGCCGAAGACGTCAATTACACGCAGAAGGCGCTGGCCGACGCCTGGGAGATAATGAACCGCCTCTTCCGCACTGAGGGCGGCAGCCCCGGCCTTCTGCGCATGGAGCGCGACCTCTATATTTTAAAGGGTGGTTATCTGTGGTGGAGCGGACGCTATGACGACGCCGACTATATGCTGCGCGGCGCCGTGCGCAAGGCGATGGCCATCGGTGAGCCGGAGCCGGTGATAAAGGCCGGCGTACAGATGTGTTACCTCGCGATCCAGCGTGACGACGCTAAGCGCCTCTCCTTCTGCGCGGAAAAGCTCTACAAATACGCAAAAAAGGCCGGTTACCGCCACTGGGAGGGGATCGCGCTGCGCTTCATCGCCATCGCGCGGATACTTGCGGGACGCCATGACGAGGTTGAAAAATATCTGCTGATGTCGACGCTGGTCTTTGAAAAACTTGAGGAAAAGGGGCAGAATTACACCGTCTGTCTCATTGCCGCCGAACACTTCCGCGGTGACTGGAAGCTCGCCCAGGGTAAGATCGAGGAGGCGCTCTCATTTTACGAAAACTGCGTCAATATCGGAGAATCGGTGGCGCTGTTCCGGGCCCTGGGGCTCTCACTCGCGAAGGCGGCCTTCTGCCTCATGCTGCTCGGAAGATATAAAGAGGCCGAGGTTTACCTGCAGCGTATGGGCAAGATCTGCAACATCATGCACACGGACTGGGAAGACGGTCTCCAGGGCGGCGGGATCGCTTTCAGCCTCATGGGGCTGATAAACTCCCTTAAAAAAGACTGGTACCACGCAGGCATCTGTTTCACAGTGGCTAAACGGCTTGTGAGCGAAACGCGGCGTCCCATCTGGCAGGCGACGCTTTACTGGGCGAAGCTGGAACTTTTCAAAATGCGCGGCGATATGCCGCGCGAATTTGCGGAAAGCGTGCTGAAGCACTCGCAGGAGTGGTATGAAGAGCAGCTCGAACTGCTTAGACATAAGGTCGGCTGGATAAAAAGGGACGAGCGGTAA
- a CDS encoding YfcC family protein translates to MEEKSAKRKFSMPNTFVVISIFIMLATALTWLIPSGSFERAFDEATGRTLVVPGTFKLLPHTPVSLPQMVMSIYEGMVDAANIIFFTFFSYGFMVMLIKVGAFDAGVGAMIRKLKDKDHYAMPLIAIIFSLMGAAFGIYEETYGFVPVVMSLGVALGYDPFYGAITVLGGMATGYAAASINPYTVAIAQTIGELPLFSGMAFRWICYLCFMSFFLTYMCRYGRMVKADPTKSYVYGVEFPFLSTSSSSELAGKDFSTRHKISLVLCFSTVFIFAYGAIKYGWYFSELSAIFIVMMFVIGAVNKQSINETCEAFVDISKNILFAAFVIGLSRAILVVLQKGQIIDTVCYYFSNSLSDMPKVVAAEAMFGFQTLLNLFIPSGSGQAVTSMPLMIPLADLLGINRQIAVLTFQFGDGFSNIFWPTACATLCAVSGVPINRWWKFFAPYCLYVTIIAVALIAVAVSINYGPF, encoded by the coding sequence GTGGAAGAAAAGAGTGCAAAAAGAAAGTTTTCCATGCCCAATACGTTTGTTGTAATTTCGATCTTTATTATGCTGGCTACGGCGCTCACCTGGCTGATCCCCTCGGGGAGCTTTGAGCGCGCCTTCGACGAAGCTACCGGCAGGACGCTGGTCGTGCCTGGAACTTTCAAACTGCTTCCGCACACGCCGGTCAGCCTGCCACAGATGGTCATGTCGATCTATGAGGGAATGGTAGACGCGGCGAACATCATCTTCTTCACCTTTTTCTCCTATGGTTTTATGGTGATGCTGATCAAGGTCGGCGCCTTCGACGCCGGCGTCGGCGCTATGATACGGAAGCTCAAAGACAAAGACCATTACGCGATGCCGCTGATCGCCATCATATTTTCACTGATGGGGGCGGCCTTTGGAATATATGAAGAGACGTACGGCTTCGTTCCGGTGGTGATGAGCCTTGGCGTCGCGCTGGGCTACGACCCCTTCTACGGCGCCATTACGGTCCTCGGAGGCATGGCGACGGGATACGCGGCGGCCTCGATCAACCCATACACCGTCGCCATCGCGCAGACCATCGGCGAACTGCCGCTGTTTTCCGGCATGGCCTTTCGCTGGATCTGCTATTTGTGTTTCATGTCGTTCTTCCTCACCTATATGTGCCGCTATGGCCGCATGGTAAAGGCCGACCCTACAAAAAGCTACGTCTACGGCGTAGAGTTCCCCTTTTTATCAACCTCCTCATCTTCCGAACTCGCGGGCAAGGATTTTAGTACAAGACATAAGATATCGCTGGTACTCTGCTTCTCAACCGTTTTCATCTTCGCCTACGGCGCGATCAAATACGGCTGGTACTTCTCGGAACTTTCAGCGATCTTTATCGTTATGATGTTCGTCATCGGCGCCGTCAACAAACAGAGTATCAACGAAACCTGCGAAGCCTTTGTCGACATCTCAAAGAACATCCTCTTCGCGGCCTTCGTCATCGGTCTATCCCGCGCCATCCTCGTCGTGCTGCAGAAGGGACAGATAATTGACACCGTCTGTTATTATTTCTCCAACAGCCTCAGCGACATGCCTAAGGTCGTCGCGGCGGAGGCCATGTTCGGATTCCAGACGCTGCTGAATCTGTTCATCCCCTCCGGCAGCGGTCAGGCCGTCACCTCGATGCCGCTCATGATACCGCTTGCCGACCTTCTGGGTATCAACCGCCAGATCGCCGTGCTGACCTTCCAGTTCGGAGACGGATTTTCCAACATCTTCTGGCCCACGGCCTGCGCCACACTCTGCGCCGTCTCAGGCGTTCCGATCAACCGGTGGTGGAAATTTTTCGCTCCCTACTGCCTTTATGTCACGATAATCGCGGTCGCGCTGATAGCGGTCGCAGTCTCGATAAATTACGGTCCCTTCTAA
- a CDS encoding ABC transporter permease — MRRALPATQLIFAALTALVLHNHSGSLADCRMFLAALALIEAVYLIRIYREPRRCAALSVITSLILIILFTWELAAVNLKIANPILLPPPDEVFEVFADCRALMLKGVFSSLTLLGFSMSSALISGVVLGLAVGRVPFLRDIFLPVAKVLSPVPPIIYSPYAVAVMPTFRSAAALIIILGIFWPTFMGIINRVAAMDRRIADSARALGLSPREMIFRVMLPYLFPGIMSGLHVTLSTSFLLLTMAEMMGASSGLGYFIKNYSDYANYTNVIAGIILIGVVVSLLNALLSFAEKRLVRWKE; from the coding sequence ATGAGGCGCGCGCTGCCAGCGACCCAGCTTATCTTCGCGGCGCTGACGGCGCTGGTCCTCCACAACCACAGCGGCTCGCTCGCCGACTGCCGTATGTTCCTTGCTGCCCTCGCGCTAATCGAGGCCGTCTATCTGATAAGGATATACCGCGAACCGCGGCGCTGCGCGGCCCTCTCCGTGATAACCTCGCTGATACTGATAATCCTTTTCACCTGGGAGCTCGCGGCGGTCAACCTAAAGATCGCCAACCCCATCCTGCTGCCGCCGCCGGACGAAGTATTCGAGGTCTTCGCCGACTGCCGCGCGCTCATGCTCAAGGGCGTTTTTTCGTCACTTACGCTGCTCGGCTTCAGCATGTCGTCCGCCCTCATATCCGGTGTCGTTCTCGGCCTCGCCGTCGGCCGGGTGCCGTTCCTGCGCGACATTTTCCTGCCGGTCGCCAAGGTGCTGAGCCCGGTGCCGCCGATAATCTACAGCCCCTACGCCGTGGCGGTGATGCCGACCTTCCGCAGCGCGGCGGCATTGATAATAATTCTCGGAATCTTCTGGCCCACATTCATGGGGATAATCAACCGCGTCGCCGCGATGGACAGGCGTATCGCCGATTCGGCGCGCGCCCTGGGGCTCTCGCCAAGGGAGATGATCTTCCGTGTAATGCTGCCCTATCTATTCCCAGGCATCATGTCCGGACTGCACGTGACGCTCTCGACCTCCTTCCTGCTGCTGACGATGGCGGAGATGATGGGAGCCTCCAGCGGCCTCGGATACTTCATAAAAAATTATTCCGACTACGCCAACTACACCAACGTCATCGCGGGAATAATCCTCATCGGTGTCGTCGTCAGCCTCTTGAACGCGCTGCTGAGCTTCGCCGAGAAGAGGCTGGTACGCTGGAAGGAATAA
- a CDS encoding M20 family metallopeptidase, translating into MKNITEILETKKDSILELEKFLYNNPEIEMEEFKAKEKFITLLRRENFTVESDIAGLPTAFVAHKSSGAGPSIGIMAEYDALPGMGHACGHNLIGAMGFGTAVVLAEMLEELNGSVYLFGSPAEETGRGKPGLLREGWLKKADVAMMVHPMKFSALTSNMVNLEGYDITFHGRASHAAGSPENGVNALDAAVIFYNSVGLLRQQTLDGSRVHMIITNGGAAVNIIPDTAALRVEIRHENLNYFRGLVDKVLGIAHAAAQAAGCTVDIEMFEPPIACMKNNGVMIELFKKHLHEVGITEYVEEFSTGGCTDMGNVSQEVPSIHPFMKMVRPDSDEHTLEFLKDVDEPYAIEQMYKIIECMAGVGADILKEPRLLQEIKDDFAKA; encoded by the coding sequence TTGAAAAACATTACCGAAATTTTGGAGACAAAGAAGGATTCTATCCTGGAATTGGAAAAATTCCTCTATAACAACCCGGAGATCGAGATGGAGGAATTCAAAGCGAAGGAAAAGTTTATTACGCTCCTGCGGCGGGAGAATTTCACAGTCGAAAGCGATATCGCGGGCCTGCCGACCGCCTTCGTAGCCCATAAGAGCAGCGGCGCGGGGCCAAGTATCGGGATCATGGCCGAATACGACGCCCTGCCGGGAATGGGACACGCCTGCGGGCATAACCTCATCGGCGCCATGGGCTTCGGAACCGCGGTCGTGCTGGCGGAAATGCTTGAAGAGCTGAATGGAAGCGTCTATCTCTTCGGAAGTCCGGCGGAGGAGACTGGCAGAGGTAAGCCCGGACTTTTACGGGAGGGCTGGCTCAAAAAGGCGGACGTGGCCATGATGGTGCATCCGATGAAATTTTCCGCCCTCACCTCCAACATGGTCAATCTTGAAGGTTACGACATCACCTTTCACGGACGCGCCTCGCACGCGGCGGGTTCGCCGGAAAACGGCGTCAACGCGCTTGATGCCGCGGTGATATTCTATAACTCCGTCGGCCTTTTAAGGCAGCAGACGCTCGATGGTTCGCGCGTGCACATGATAATCACAAACGGCGGCGCTGCGGTGAATATCATTCCCGATACGGCGGCGCTGCGCGTCGAGATACGCCACGAAAACCTCAACTATTTCCGTGGACTCGTGGATAAGGTCCTCGGTATCGCGCACGCGGCGGCACAGGCCGCCGGCTGTACGGTAGACATAGAGATGTTCGAACCGCCGATAGCCTGCATGAAAAACAACGGGGTGATGATAGAGCTCTTCAAAAAACATCTGCACGAGGTTGGTATTACGGAATATGTGGAGGAGTTCAGCACCGGCGGCTGTACCGATATGGGCAACGTGAGTCAGGAGGTCCCCTCCATTCACCCATTTATGAAGATGGTCCGCCCTGACTCTGATGAGCATACCCTAGAATTTTTAAAGGACGTCGACGAACCTTACGCGATAGAACAAATGTATAAGATCATCGAGTGCATGGCCGGAGTTGGCGCTGACATTCTCAAAGAACCGCGGCTGCTGCAGGAGATAAAAGACGATTTCGCAAAGGCATAG
- a CDS encoding CobW family GTP-binding protein: MKESKCKVFLLSGFLGSGKTTLLKHLLETHPEGERIAVLMNEFGKAGVDGDVVRKNGLEIIEISRGSIFCACAKGDFLRGLYTILKDYQPTILLVEASGVADTTDMKKDLSHGMLHDYYQMAGNICVIDAVHFEDWLDLFNAVIRQTEAATDLIINKTDLVSAEEADALEAHLRQLNPAARITRAAFGNVPWEIFRPAAEAEEKTEEIPEMAEWEKFIDDTLSNMTPHMAPPDNLASLSVFWEGDPEKFKEVLEKLPDDIVRSKGYFIDTDGRWKVFDIVGSGRPVYSAAAEDFSQPRNLAIFIRRKRARREIPGLFQDAGIKLLELRF, from the coding sequence ATGAAAGAGAGTAAATGCAAGGTATTCCTTTTGTCGGGGTTTCTTGGCAGCGGAAAGACGACGCTGCTTAAGCATCTCCTTGAGACGCACCCCGAGGGGGAGCGGATCGCCGTTCTGATGAACGAATTCGGCAAGGCCGGAGTCGACGGCGACGTGGTGCGCAAAAACGGCCTTGAGATTATCGAGATCAGCCGCGGTTCGATCTTCTGCGCCTGCGCAAAGGGTGATTTCCTGCGCGGCCTCTACACGATACTTAAGGACTATCAGCCGACGATCCTGCTTGTCGAGGCGAGCGGCGTCGCCGACACCACCGATATGAAAAAGGACCTGTCCCACGGGATGCTCCATGACTATTATCAGATGGCGGGCAATATCTGTGTGATCGACGCGGTCCATTTTGAGGATTGGCTCGACCTCTTCAACGCCGTCATCCGCCAGACGGAGGCGGCGACCGATCTCATCATCAACAAGACGGACCTGGTTTCCGCCGAGGAGGCGGATGCCCTTGAGGCGCATCTGCGGCAGCTCAACCCCGCGGCGCGTATCACGCGGGCCGCCTTCGGCAACGTCCCCTGGGAGATATTCCGTCCCGCGGCGGAGGCCGAAGAGAAGACCGAAGAGATTCCTGAGATGGCGGAGTGGGAGAAGTTCATTGACGATACGCTCAGTAATATGACGCCCCACATGGCTCCGCCGGACAATCTCGCCTCGCTCAGCGTCTTCTGGGAGGGCGATCCGGAAAAGTTCAAAGAGGTGCTGGAGAAACTGCCCGACGATATCGTGCGTTCAAAGGGTTATTTCATCGATACTGACGGACGGTGGAAGGTGTTTGACATCGTCGGCAGCGGCAGACCCGTCTATTCTGCGGCGGCGGAGGATTTCAGCCAGCCGCGCAACCTCGCGATCTTCATCAGAAGAAAGCGGGCAAGGCGTGAAATTCCCGGACTCTTCCAGGATGCGGGGATAAAACTGCTCGAACTGCGTTTCTAG